In Candidatus Limnocylindrales bacterium, the genomic window AGATAGAAGCAAAAGGGGATTTGGAGATCGATGACCATCACACCGTAGAGGATATTGCCATTGCTCTGGGGCAGGCCTTCAAAGAAGCTCTGGGAAATAAGAAAGGCATCCATCGATACGGTCATGTCCTTCTTCCCATGGATGACGTACTCGTCCTGGTTGCCATAGATCTCAGCGGAAGACCTTACCTGGTCTTCGACGCCAGCTTCCATCGAGATAAGATCGGAGATCTGAGCACCGAAATGATTCCCCATTTCTTTTATTCTTTTACCATGAACGTACTTTGTAACCTGCACATCAAAATCTTCTATGGGGAATCCACCCACCATAAAATTGAAGGAATCTTTAAAGCCTTTGCCCGGGCTTTGCGGATGGCCTGTGAGTTTGATTCGAGGGCTATGGATGCTTTGCCTACGACTAAAGGGGTTTTATAGGGGGCAGGGAAATCCATTGAGGATAAAGTAAACAATCCTTTCTTACCCCAGGCAGCCCCGGAAAGTTTCCAGGAGTGAAAAAAGAGGGATCGACCCTGTAACTGCACTTCCACGCTTAGGTATTCAAGCGTAAATCATCTATCCTCTTCATGGCTTCCATAAGGAGCTTGTGGGTTCCCATTTTAATTCGAGGTTCCCGGGTGAGAGGTTGAGGAATAAAATGGAAAGAGGCCTCTACCCAGGTTGCCAATTCCAGGAAAGCTTTTTCTCCTTGAAGATCTTTAACGGTGGCATCAATAATGTTTCCTTCCTTGATATAAATGTGACCTTCTTCGGTTTCTTTGGAAAACGTGAGGATACCGGTTTTTTGAGCGGCGTGAATGGTTTGAATAAGTTCTCCCAAGCCCATGGCGCTCAATTTCCCGGAAAAGCCTTTGCTGACTTCTTCACCGGCTTTAATGTTGGTTACCCGGAGACGTTGGGCCAGGAGTTTATGAAAGTAACGATTTAAGGCGGGAATTTCCTCCAGTATCTTTTCGAATTCGATTTTCTTAAGCGTGAACAGCTCCGTATAAGTGGCCGCTTTAACGGTAGCCGAAGAAGGTTCTCCAGTAAGTAAAGACATCTCACCAAAACAATCCCCCGGTTTCAGAGTGGCCACCCGGGCTTCCCGAGTTCCCTCTTCGGTTAAAAGGATTTTAACAAAACCTTTTTTAATAATATAGAAGGTGCGACCCAATTCTCCTTCCTGGATAATGACGGCATCTTTATCGAAGCTCTGAAGTTTGAGTTTTTGGCTGATCTTCTTTAAAGATTTACTGTCCAGGTTTTTAAAAATGTCATTGTTCTTTAGAATGAATTCCGGGGAGATCTCTTTTTTATCAAATTCAGAGAACAAGTTTACAAGCTCAGCCGCCGTTTGATATCTCTGCCTGGGCTCTTTAGCCAGCATTTTTAAAATTATACCGTCTTTTTCAGAGGGAAACTTCTCATTGAGGGAAGAAGGTGGGAGGGGATTTCCTTCCAGAATGCTGGCCACCACCGATTTATAATCCTGTCCTTCAAAGGGTTTTCTCCCGGTCAACATCTCATAGAGGATGACGCCTAAAGAGAAAATATCCGATCGGGCATCGGGCGGATTTCCCTGGATCTGTTCTGGGGAAAGATAATACAGGGTATTTCCTTCTTTGGGGGTAATGAGATTATAATCGAAAAAAGATCGGTGCAGCTCAAAATCAGTTATTTTAACTTTCTCTCCATTCCAATAAATATTAAAGGGGTTAAGGAATTTATGGATAATACCCCGTTGATGAACATGTTCCAGAACTCTGCTGATCTGCAACGCAATATCTATAGCCTTCTCGATCGGAAAGGGTCTTTGGGATTTTAATTCATAAGCCAGGGTATTCCAGTCTATATCCTCCATAACGAGGTAGGCAAATTCCGTGTATTCAGTTTCTAAATAAGATTGTCTAAAGAACCTTCCCAGGTCATAGATCTTAACGATCTGGGGGTGTGAAAGCTTATCCGCCAGGATAACTCCCTGCTTAAACCCCTCTCGTATATTATCTTTATTCCGAATGATCGGCGTTATCCGTATAAGGACTTTCTCTTTAAGTACGGAATCAAATCCTCGATAAATGATGGAACGCCCCTCTTTCCGTAATTCTTCTATAAGCTTGTAGCGATCCGTTTGAGAAATGAACATAAAGACTCTCTTTGATTCTATGCCATCCCTTTAATTAATTCTTTAATTAATTCCGGATTTTAAACCGGGGATCTCAAATATTCAACAAAAAGATATAACTTCTCTCGACAGGAGGATATTTTTTCAATTTATTTTGAAAGCGTCAAGGGAAATTTTAGGCAGGTATTCGGAGAAGCGTGGTGTTAAACTCTGGAGCTTTGGTAACAGGCAGGCAGTCCCGGTGATTTTGATCTCCCTTAACAGTCTCGTAGTAGTGACTTGTTTCTAGCCTTCTTAAAGACATGTATTCTTAGACCTTCAGCCACTTTCCTTGGAAGGCATGCCATAGGAATAACCCGACCAGATAGCCTACACCTATATTTACCAGGGAGATCCCGGCGGTGAGAATCATCACGTAGAGATCTCCTTTTTGGAACCTGGACCCTTGAATCCCGGGAATCCTGACGGCCAATTCAAGGCCCCCGAACAGGAGGATCACTCCCAGAATTGGTCGGGGAAAGAGTTTAAAGAGGATGGCTATGGAATCGGCCAGGAAGAGGCCTGTAAACAGGAGAAGGCTCCCAAGGATTACCAGTGCGCCGCCGGTTCGAGCCCCAAAGCGGACATGACCGGCCATACCTCCGGCCCCATGACACATGGGAACCCCGCCAAAGCTGGCTCCTATAAGGTTCATGATTCCATGATCGATGGCGACGGTCCGGACCGTAATGGGTCGATCTGGAAACAGGGTATTATTTTCCTCAACTATTGCAATAATCGCATTGCTTAAGGTTAAAGCGACCTTGGGAATACTTAAGACCAGGATACCGGTCAGGAAATCTTCCCACCTGAGCTGATATAAGGTAAATTGGGGAAGCTGGAAACGGAAAGAAAGTTTATCCAGCTCTTTAAGAAGAACCGGTTCTTTAACTATAGCCAGGATAAAGCCAGAACCCAGAAGCAATAACATCGCCGGGATCCGTTGTTGGGAGAGGAGGATAAAGGTCAGGATGGCTGTAACCCCGGCCAGGAGAAGATCTGTTTCCATCATTTTAATCCCTTCTCGCATGAACCCAAGTCCCAGACCGAGTATAAGGCCCTGGATGACCGGACGACTGGTAATCCTGGAGATCCAGGTAACTGCATCTGTCAGACCCATGATCAGCCATAAAATCCCCATAAACAACCCCGAGACCCAAACCGCACCTGGTGTTATGGCTCCTGGATGGCTGATCACGGCTGCACCAATCAACTTCATGGGTTGAACCGGAATAGGAGTCTTATAATAAAGACCCATTATAATTTTAAAGAATCCAAAGACCGTAAGAATACCTACAGGATTCATCTGGTTAAGGATGATATATCCCATGAGAAAAGGAATGAGAGTGCCTAAATCACCGAAAGCTCCGGCCAGCTCTTGTAAATTATATTTATTTCCTTGGGCTTTCGTGGAGATCATTTTTTCCTGTATTTGACAAAAGGTAACTTCTTCCCTCTTCTACTTAACTGTGTAAGTTCTATTCTATCCTGAGAAGAGTTTGTTTTTAAGTAAAAAGGGCTCTGGGGGAGATCCATCATTCTTGAAAAGAAATATCCACCCAGTAACAAAAAATTTAAGATTAATTTTTGGATTAAAAACCAGCCCGGACTCAGTTTATTGTTCTTTTTATGTCCTGCCAGTTGGCTATAGAGTCGCTCATAGGCATCCAGGGTTTTTTCAAAATCATGATTTTGGATGAACTCTAAACTCTTTTGACCCATCTGTTTTGCAAGTTCCGGATTACTCAAAATCTTCATTATCCGGTCTGCAGCTATCCGACTATCCCCGTGTGGGAAAGTGAACCCATTTACACCGTCCACCACCAATTCGGGTAACGCCATACTCTCCGATGAAACTACGGGTAGGCCGGAAGCCATGGCTTCCATGACCACCAGACTTTGCAGTTCAACAGTACTGGCAGTTGCAAAAAGATTAACTCCATTATAGATTTTCATCAAATCTTCGTCTGGAACTCGGCCGAGAAATAAAACTTTATCTTCAAGGCCGGATCTTCTGGTCAATTCTTTAAGACGGTTTTCTTCAGAGCCAAAACCACAGAGGAACAGTTTTGCCATCATTTTTTGGTTTACTAATTTTAAGGCCTTTATCAAAACGTCGATGTTTTTTTCTTTCTCTAATCTTCCCACAAAAAGAATTTTTTTATCCTCTCCCTCCATACGGTATTTTTTTATCACCTCTTGGACCTCATGGGCCGGTCTGGGTTTGAATTTATTTAAATCTATTCCGTTAGAAATGACCTGGATCTCCTGTTTAAGGCTATTTTCCATCATTATTTTACAGGCTGTTTTAGACGGTGTGGTTATCACATCCACCTGACCGAATACCCCTTTAAAATGTTTCCACGCCAGGGCTCTGAGTTTGTCCTCGATTTTGGGCGGTAAATTCAGGTAATGCACCAAATTATC contains:
- the hisB gene encoding imidazoleglycerol-phosphate dehydratase HisB, which codes for MRISKIERNTLETQIKVELNLDGRGDSIIHTGIGFLDHMLTLLARHGLFDLQIEAKGDLEIDDHHTVEDIAIALGQAFKEALGNKKGIHRYGHVLLPMDDVLVLVAIDLSGRPYLVFDASFHRDKIGDLSTEMIPHFFYSFTMNVLCNLHIKIFYGESTHHKIEGIFKAFARALRMACEFDSRAMDALPTTKGVL
- a CDS encoding protein kinase; amino-acid sequence: MFISQTDRYKLIEELRKEGRSIIYRGFDSVLKEKVLIRITPIIRNKDNIREGFKQGVILADKLSHPQIVKIYDLGRFFRQSYLETEYTEFAYLVMEDIDWNTLAYELKSQRPFPIEKAIDIALQISRVLEHVHQRGIIHKFLNPFNIYWNGEKVKITDFELHRSFFDYNLITPKEGNTLYYLSPEQIQGNPPDARSDIFSLGVILYEMLTGRKPFEGQDYKSVVASILEGNPLPPSSLNEKFPSEKDGIILKMLAKEPRQRYQTAAELVNLFSEFDKKEISPEFILKNNDIFKNLDSKSLKKISQKLKLQSFDKDAVIIQEGELGRTFYIIKKGFVKILLTEEGTREARVATLKPGDCFGEMSLLTGEPSSATVKAATYTELFTLKKIEFEKILEEIPALNRYFHKLLAQRLRVTNIKAGEEVSKGFSGKLSAMGLGELIQTIHAAQKTGILTFSKETEEGHIYIKEGNIIDATVKDLQGEKAFLELATWVEASFHFIPQPLTREPRIKMGTHKLLMEAMKRIDDLRLNT
- a CDS encoding putative sulfate/molybdate transporter — translated: MISTKAQGNKYNLQELAGAFGDLGTLIPFLMGYIILNQMNPVGILTVFGFFKIIMGLYYKTPIPVQPMKLIGAAVISHPGAITPGAVWVSGLFMGILWLIMGLTDAVTWISRITSRPVIQGLILGLGLGFMREGIKMMETDLLLAGVTAILTFILLSQQRIPAMLLLLGSGFILAIVKEPVLLKELDKLSFRFQLPQFTLYQLRWEDFLTGILVLSIPKVALTLSNAIIAIVEENNTLFPDRPITVRTVAIDHGIMNLIGASFGGVPMCHGAGGMAGHVRFGARTGGALVILGSLLLFTGLFLADSIAILFKLFPRPILGVILLFGGLELAVRIPGIQGSRFQKGDLYVMILTAGISLVNIGVGYLVGLFLWHAFQGKWLKV
- a CDS encoding glycosyltransferase, encoding MRILIAAEIYHPHTTGSAYATYRLAHGLASRGYQIFVVSSGHGPRIEKIKEDRIEVFRISSVPIPFHPHYYFSPFAYFFIPSMGEEIKPDIIHVQDHFFICWAFIEYARKASIPVIGTNHFHPDNLVHYLNLPPKIEDKLRALAWKHFKGVFGQVDVITTPSKTACKIMMENSLKQEIQVISNGIDLNKFKPRPAHEVQEVIKKYRMEGEDKKILFVGRLEKEKNIDVLIKALKLVNQKMMAKLFLCGFGSEENRLKELTRRSGLEDKVLFLGRVPDEDLMKIYNGVNLFATASTVELQSLVVMEAMASGLPVVSSESMALPELVVDGVNGFTFPHGDSRIAADRIMKILSNPELAKQMGQKSLEFIQNHDFEKTLDAYERLYSQLAGHKKNNKLSPGWFLIQKLILNFLLLGGYFFSRMMDLPQSPFYLKTNSSQDRIELTQLSRRGKKLPFVKYRKK